In Streptococcus respiraculi, one DNA window encodes the following:
- a CDS encoding SP_0009 family protein: protein MTETIVEIVEKFLAYSDEKLEELAEKNQALKTEEKDTKK, encoded by the coding sequence ATGACAGAAACGATTGTAGAAATTGTAGAAAAATTCTTGGCCTATTCTGATGAAAAATTAGAGGAACTAGCTGAGAAAAATCAAGCATTAAAAACTGAGGAAAAGGATACTAAAAAGTAG
- a CDS encoding FtsB family cell division protein, translating to MKKSNILQINNQYIQEELQKSQAYRQEKRQKNRFMGSILILVVFLFVLPTYNLVTSYENLQKREAQLNDLQKRYKELKKQQKIETSLVKKLEDEEYVTKYIRAKLQYSKDGEFIYNIPGLLPR from the coding sequence ATGAAAAAATCGAATATTCTCCAAATCAATAACCAATACATTCAAGAAGAACTGCAAAAAAGTCAGGCTTATCGGCAAGAAAAAAGGCAGAAGAACCGCTTTATGGGTTCTATCTTGATTTTGGTCGTTTTTCTCTTTGTTTTGCCGACCTACAATCTGGTCACTAGTTATGAAAATTTGCAAAAGCGTGAAGCCCAATTGAACGATTTGCAAAAGCGCTATAAAGAATTAAAAAAGCAGCAAAAAATTGAGACTTCTTTAGTGAAAAAACTAGAAGATGAAGAATATGTGACCAAGTATATTCGAGCAAAACTTCAATATTCAAAGGACGGGGAATTTATTTATAACATCCCAGGATTATTACCACGATGA
- a CDS encoding RNA-binding S4 domain-containing protein: MRLDKYLKVSRIIKRRTVAKEVADKGRIKVNGILAKSSTDLKENDQIEIRFGNKLLVVKVLEMKDSTKKEDALKMYEIISETRIEADEKIEYSPNQ; encoded by the coding sequence ATGAGACTAGACAAGTATTTAAAAGTTTCCCGTATTATCAAACGTCGCACGGTTGCAAAAGAAGTGGCGGATAAGGGAAGAATCAAGGTTAATGGTATTTTGGCTAAATCATCGACTGATTTGAAAGAAAATGACCAGATTGAAATCCGTTTTGGGAACAAGTTGCTAGTTGTCAAAGTACTTGAAATGAAAGATAGCACTAAAAAAGAAGATGCGCTCAAGATGTATGAAATCATCAGTGAAACAAGGATTGAAGCAGATGAAAAAATCGAATATTCTCCAAATCAATAA
- the mfd gene encoding transcription-repair coupling factor, with the protein MNILELVNRNRQIDKWQAGLNKSSRQLVMGLSGTMKALVMSSAFDVLDEKCLIVTPTQNEAEKLIQELTSILGSEYIYNFFTDDNPVAEFVFASNDRTQSRLESLNFLINKNKSGILVASMAACRVLLPSPDIYQNAMMQLAVGEEFEVDNIVKSLQAVGYKKVSRVLSPGEFSKRGDILDIFEISSENPYRLEFFGDEIDGIRQFEIENQLSIENVDSILIRPASDMIFYSEDFLRAEKKLTDSLQNLQQQEQISYIEEVLSDVRQSFRHPDIRKFLSYFYQKEWTLLDYLPTHTPIFFDDFHKLADTHAQFDKEVAELLTQDLQNYKSLSTLQYFASTYQSFRAYKPATYFSVFQKGLGNLKFDAIYQFNQHSMQEFFNQIPLLQDELRHYAKSSYTVIIQAESESSLQRLQKTLQEYEIDLPVAQSNQLQIGQQQLTIGQLSAGFHFLDEKIVLITEHEIFHKKIKRKVRRKNISNAERLKDYSELSVGDYVVHHVHGVGQYLGIETIEISGIHRDYLSIQYQNNDRISLPVEQIDALSKYLASDGKTPKLNKLNDGRFQRTKQKVAKQVEDIADDLIRLYAERSQLTGFAFSPDDENQAEFDQHFAYVETEDQLRSIQEIKKDMEKASPMDRLLVGDVGFGKTEVAMRAAFKAVNDGKQVAILVPTTVLAQQHFTNFQSRFAEFPVNVDVMSRFKTKAEQEMTLEKLKKGQVDIIIGTHRLLSKDVKFADLGLLVIDEEQRFGVKHKERLKELKTKIDVLTLTATPIPRTLQMSMLGIRDLSVIETPPTNRYPVQTYVLETNPSIIRDAILREMDRGGQVYYLYNKVDTIEQKVSEIRELVPEAEVGYVHGQMSEIQLENTLLAFIEGEYDVLVTTTIIETGVDIPNANTLFIENADHMGLSTLYQLRGRVGRSNRIAYAYLMYRPDKNLTEIAEKRLEAIKGFTELGSGFKIAMQDLSIRGAGNILGAAQSGFIDSVGYELYSQLLENAILKKQGKQAKREKSNTEINLFIDAYLPSEYISDQRQKIEIYKRIKQIENRVDYEELQNELMDRFGEYPDVVAYLLEIGLLKSSFDQVFAQKVERKQHQLVVSFEELSGQIFLMQDYFEALSVTDLKAHISENKGSVELIFNITKKKDYEIIEELLHFAEKMVEIKARKAL; encoded by the coding sequence ATGAATATTCTTGAATTAGTCAATCGCAATAGGCAAATTGACAAATGGCAGGCTGGTTTAAACAAGTCTAGTCGCCAGCTGGTAATGGGCTTATCAGGTACTATGAAGGCCCTTGTCATGTCATCTGCCTTTGATGTGTTAGACGAAAAGTGTCTGATTGTGACCCCTACCCAGAATGAGGCCGAAAAATTAATCCAAGAGCTGACCAGTATTTTGGGAAGTGAGTATATTTACAACTTCTTTACAGATGACAATCCTGTTGCAGAGTTCGTCTTTGCTTCAAATGACCGTACTCAATCTCGTTTGGAAAGTCTAAACTTTTTAATTAATAAAAATAAATCAGGAATATTAGTTGCTAGCATGGCCGCTTGTAGAGTTTTATTGCCAAGTCCAGACATTTATCAAAATGCCATGATGCAGCTTGCAGTAGGGGAAGAATTTGAAGTTGACAACATTGTAAAAAGTTTACAAGCAGTTGGGTATAAAAAAGTATCTCGTGTGTTAAGTCCTGGAGAATTTAGCAAGCGTGGAGATATTCTGGATATTTTTGAAATTAGCAGTGAAAATCCTTATCGGTTGGAATTCTTTGGTGATGAGATTGACGGTATTCGCCAGTTTGAAATTGAAAACCAATTGTCTATTGAAAATGTCGATAGTATTTTAATACGACCTGCTTCTGATATGATTTTTTACTCAGAAGATTTTTTGCGTGCTGAAAAAAAGTTGACAGATAGTTTACAAAATTTACAGCAGCAAGAACAGATTTCTTATATTGAAGAAGTATTATCAGATGTAAGACAGTCCTTTCGTCATCCAGATATTCGGAAATTCCTTTCTTATTTTTATCAAAAGGAATGGACCTTGTTAGACTATCTTCCAACTCATACGCCAATCTTTTTTGATGACTTTCATAAGCTAGCAGATACCCATGCTCAGTTTGATAAGGAAGTTGCAGAATTGTTGACACAAGATTTACAAAATTATAAATCATTATCAACATTACAATACTTTGCATCAACCTATCAATCTTTTAGAGCTTATAAACCTGCTACTTATTTTTCAGTCTTTCAAAAAGGACTAGGAAATCTGAAGTTCGATGCTATCTATCAATTCAATCAACATTCTATGCAGGAATTTTTCAATCAAATTCCCTTATTGCAAGACGAATTACGCCACTATGCCAAATCGAGCTATACAGTTATCATCCAGGCAGAGTCAGAATCTTCCTTACAGCGTTTACAAAAGACGTTACAGGAATATGAGATAGACTTGCCTGTCGCTCAATCAAATCAGCTGCAAATTGGTCAGCAACAGCTAACAATCGGTCAATTATCAGCAGGTTTTCATTTCCTAGACGAAAAGATTGTTCTCATTACTGAACATGAGATTTTTCATAAAAAGATTAAGCGTAAGGTCCGCAGGAAAAATATCTCAAATGCTGAACGCTTGAAAGACTATAGCGAGTTATCTGTTGGAGACTACGTTGTTCACCATGTTCACGGTGTCGGTCAATATTTAGGGATTGAAACCATTGAAATATCGGGTATTCATCGTGATTATTTGAGTATTCAATATCAGAACAATGACCGCATTTCTCTACCAGTTGAGCAAATCGATGCCTTATCTAAGTATCTAGCTTCAGACGGAAAAACACCTAAACTCAATAAGTTAAACGACGGTCGCTTCCAGCGTACCAAGCAAAAGGTAGCAAAACAAGTTGAGGACATAGCAGATGATTTGATTCGTCTCTATGCCGAGCGCAGTCAATTGACAGGTTTTGCCTTTTCACCAGATGATGAAAATCAAGCTGAGTTTGACCAGCATTTTGCCTACGTCGAAACAGAAGACCAACTTCGTTCCATTCAAGAAATTAAAAAAGACATGGAAAAAGCCTCTCCAATGGATCGTTTGTTGGTAGGGGATGTTGGCTTTGGAAAGACCGAGGTTGCCATGCGCGCAGCTTTTAAGGCGGTTAATGATGGTAAACAAGTAGCAATATTGGTTCCGACAACTGTATTGGCTCAGCAACATTTTACCAATTTCCAAAGCCGTTTTGCAGAATTTCCTGTCAATGTTGATGTTATGAGCCGATTTAAGACCAAGGCAGAGCAAGAAATGACGCTCGAAAAGCTCAAAAAAGGTCAGGTAGATATTATTATCGGTACCCACCGTCTGCTCTCAAAAGATGTGAAATTTGCTGATTTGGGACTTTTGGTGATTGATGAGGAACAACGCTTTGGAGTAAAGCATAAGGAACGCTTAAAAGAATTGAAAACCAAGATTGATGTGCTGACCTTGACAGCAACGCCGATTCCACGGACCTTGCAAATGTCCATGTTAGGTATTCGAGATTTGTCAGTTATTGAGACGCCTCCGACCAATCGTTACCCTGTTCAGACCTATGTGCTAGAGACTAACCCTTCTATTATCCGTGATGCAATCTTGCGGGAAATGGATAGGGGTGGACAGGTTTACTACCTTTACAATAAAGTTGACACAATTGAACAAAAGGTTTCTGAAATCCGTGAATTAGTACCCGAGGCAGAGGTTGGCTATGTCCATGGTCAAATGTCAGAAATCCAATTGGAAAATACGCTTCTAGCCTTTATTGAAGGTGAATACGATGTCCTAGTGACAACGACAATTATTGAAACAGGTGTCGATATTCCAAATGCCAATACGCTTTTTATAGAAAACGCAGACCACATGGGGCTGTCAACCCTCTATCAACTGAGAGGTCGTGTTGGTCGCTCTAATCGTATTGCGTATGCCTATTTGATGTATAGACCAGACAAAAATTTGACAGAGATTGCTGAAAAGCGTCTTGAAGCGATTAAAGGCTTTACAGAATTAGGTTCCGGTTTTAAAATTGCTATGCAGGATTTATCCATTCGAGGAGCTGGAAATATTTTGGGAGCAGCCCAGAGTGGCTTTATTGATTCAGTCGGCTATGAATTATATTCACAATTACTAGAAAATGCGATTCTTAAAAAACAAGGTAAGCAGGCTAAGCGGGAAAAAAGCAATACTGAAATCAATCTTTTTATCGATGCGTATTTGCCAAGTGAGTACATCTCTGACCAACGCCAAAAAATTGAGATTTATAAGCGGATTAAGCAGATTGAAAATCGGGTGGATTATGAAGAATTACAAAATGAGTTAATGGACCGCTTTGGAGAATACCCAGATGTGGTGGCCTATCTTCTTGAAATTGGTCTTTTAAAATCCTCTTTTGATCAAGTATTTGCACAGAAAGTCGAACGAAAACAGCATCAGCTTGTGGTCAGCTTTGAAGAACTATCAGGTCAAATCTTCCTGATGCAAGATTACTTTGAGGCTTTGTCTGTGACAGATTTAAAAGCCCATATTTCGGAAAATAAGGGAAGTGTGGAGTTGATCTTTAATATTACTAAGAAAAAAGACTACGAAATCATCGAAGAACTACTACATTTTGCTGAAAAAATGGTTGAAATTAAGGCACGAAAGGCGCTATAA
- the pth gene encoding aminoacyl-tRNA hydrolase yields MTKLIVGLGNPGDRYEDTKHNVGFMFIDRIAKKENLSFIHDKIFQADIASTFINSEKVYLVKPTTFMNESGKAVHALLAYYGLDKEDLVVIYDDLDMVVGKVRFRQKGSAGGHNGIKSIIKHLDSQEFDRIKIGIGRPKNGMTVVQHVLSQFDTNDRIAVELTLEKLDDFVNFYLQEANPEKIMRKYNT; encoded by the coding sequence ATGACAAAATTGATTGTGGGTCTAGGAAATCCTGGTGATCGTTATGAAGATACCAAGCACAATGTTGGATTTATGTTTATCGATCGAATTGCCAAAAAGGAAAATCTTTCCTTTATTCATGACAAGATTTTTCAGGCAGACATTGCCTCAACATTTATAAATAGCGAAAAAGTCTATTTGGTTAAACCAACAACTTTTATGAATGAATCAGGCAAGGCCGTTCATGCCCTCTTAGCCTACTATGGCCTGGATAAGGAAGATTTAGTAGTGATTTATGACGATTTGGATATGGTGGTCGGAAAAGTACGTTTTCGTCAGAAAGGATCGGCAGGTGGTCACAATGGCATTAAGAGTATCATTAAACATCTGGACAGTCAGGAATTTGATCGCATTAAGATTGGAATTGGCCGGCCAAAGAATGGTATGACCGTTGTTCAGCATGTTCTGTCTCAATTTGATACCAATGACCGTATTGCAGTTGAGTTAACCTTGGAAAAACTTGACGACTTTGTAAACTTCTATTTACAGGAAGCGAACCCTGAAAAAATCATGAGAAAGTATAATACCTAA
- the ychF gene encoding redox-regulated ATPase YchF — MALTAGIVGLPNVGKSTLFNAITKAGAEAANYPFATIDPNVGMVEVPDERLQKLTELITPKKTVPTTFEFTDIAGIVKGASKGEGLGNKFLANIREVDAIVHVVRAFDDENVMREQGRESAFVDPMADIETINLELILADLESVNKRYARVEKMARTQKDKDSVAEFTVLQKIKPVLEDGKSARTIDFTEEEQKIVKGLFLLTTKPVLYVANVSEDEVADPDNIDYVKQIREFAATESAEVVVISARAEEEISELDEADKSEFLEAMGLTESGVDKLTRAAYHLLGLGTYFTAGEKEVRAWTFKRGIKAPQAAGIIHSDFEKGFIRAVTMSYDDLMSYGSEKAVKEAGRLREEGKEYIVQDGDIMEFRFNV, encoded by the coding sequence ATGGCTTTAACAGCAGGTATCGTTGGCTTACCAAATGTTGGAAAATCAACCCTATTTAATGCGATTACAAAGGCAGGAGCAGAAGCAGCAAACTATCCCTTTGCAACTATTGATCCCAATGTCGGAATGGTAGAAGTACCAGATGAGCGCTTGCAGAAATTAACAGAATTGATTACTCCTAAAAAGACAGTCCCAACAACTTTTGAATTTACAGATATTGCAGGAATTGTAAAAGGAGCTTCTAAAGGGGAAGGTCTTGGAAATAAATTCTTGGCCAATATCCGTGAGGTAGATGCGATTGTCCATGTTGTTCGCGCCTTTGATGATGAAAATGTCATGCGAGAGCAAGGGCGTGAGTCTGCTTTTGTGGATCCAATGGCCGATATTGAAACAATCAATTTAGAATTGATTTTGGCAGATTTAGAGAGTGTCAACAAACGCTATGCGCGTGTGGAAAAAATGGCTCGTACGCAAAAAGATAAGGATTCAGTTGCAGAATTTACTGTTTTACAAAAAATCAAACCAGTTTTAGAAGATGGTAAATCTGCTCGAACTATTGATTTTACGGAAGAAGAGCAGAAGATTGTGAAAGGATTATTCCTTTTAACGACAAAACCAGTTCTTTATGTGGCAAATGTTAGCGAAGATGAAGTGGCAGATCCAGATAATATTGACTACGTGAAGCAAATTCGTGAGTTTGCAGCAACAGAAAGTGCAGAAGTTGTCGTTATTTCGGCGCGTGCAGAAGAAGAAATTTCAGAACTCGATGAAGCAGACAAGTCTGAATTTTTAGAAGCAATGGGCTTAACAGAATCAGGTGTTGATAAGTTAACACGAGCTGCCTATCATTTGTTAGGACTCGGAACTTATTTTACAGCTGGTGAAAAAGAAGTGCGGGCTTGGACATTTAAGCGTGGTATCAAAGCCCCACAAGCTGCTGGTATTATCCATTCAGACTTTGAAAAAGGTTTTATCCGTGCTGTGACCATGTCCTATGATGACCTCATGTCCTATGGTAGCGAAAAAGCTGTAAAAGAAGCAGGACGCCTCCGTGAGGAAGGAAAAGAATACATCGTCCAAGACGGCGATATTATGGAATTCCGCTTTAATGTATAA
- a CDS encoding helix-turn-helix domain-containing protein produces the protein MTKKCQKISPDSKWENGDVTPDIENLITLATCLEVSLGELVLGKIEEVRI, from the coding sequence TTGACAAAAAAATGTCAAAAAATAAGTCCTGATTCCAAATGGGAAAATGGGGATGTAACACCCGATATAGAAAATCTTATCACATTAGCTACATGTTTAGAGGTTAGTCTGGGTGAGTTGGTACTTGGTAAAATAGAGGAAGTGCGCATTTAG
- a CDS encoding DUF951 domain-containing protein has product MYELGSIVEMKKPHACVIKSTGKKANAWEIMRLGADIKIRCTNCDHLVMMSRHDFERKMKKVLQP; this is encoded by the coding sequence ATGTACGAATTAGGAAGTATCGTTGAAATGAAAAAGCCACATGCTTGTGTCATCAAATCAACTGGTAAAAAAGCAAATGCCTGGGAAATCATGCGCTTAGGAGCAGATATTAAAATTCGTTGCACTAACTGTGATCATCTCGTTATGATGAGTCGTCATGATTTTGAGCGGAAGATGAAGAAAGTCTTGCAACCGTAA
- a CDS encoding diacylglycerol/lipid kinase family protein — protein MKTIRDMIVYILANPHAGNGQAFTIVKDIREMYPQVRIESYVTASKDDEYAQVEAILSVFRKEQDRFLILGGDGTLSKVLSVWPQELPFAYFPTGSGNDFARAAGIRSWQQVMETILTTPPVPVCVLSLPEGVVINSLDIGYPARVIAHSEKTALKKWFNRLKIGKLTYIFFGVLGLFNSSQLSACIEINHQKMELEHLFFLSIANNTYFGGGIMIWPDAHITKPQMDLVYVSAPSIFQRIKALLELILKRHKSSSVLHHVTAKTVKLILPHEIVAQVDGELQTIQQLTISCQTRYYYLGKE, from the coding sequence ATGAAAACGATTAGAGATATGATTGTATATATTTTAGCGAACCCTCATGCAGGAAATGGTCAGGCTTTTACAATCGTTAAAGACATTCGAGAAATGTATCCACAAGTACGGATAGAAAGTTATGTTACAGCGAGTAAAGATGATGAATATGCACAAGTAGAAGCGATTTTATCCGTTTTTCGGAAAGAACAGGACCGTTTCTTGATTTTGGGTGGAGATGGAACGTTATCGAAAGTGTTGTCTGTTTGGCCACAAGAGCTTCCTTTTGCCTACTTTCCCACTGGATCAGGAAATGATTTTGCGCGTGCCGCCGGCATTCGGTCATGGCAGCAAGTGATGGAGACGATATTGACAACTCCACCTGTACCAGTTTGTGTGTTAAGTCTGCCAGAAGGAGTAGTCATCAATAGTTTGGACATTGGCTATCCTGCCCGTGTTATTGCACATTCTGAAAAAACAGCCTTAAAAAAATGGTTTAATCGACTAAAAATCGGAAAGTTGACCTATATTTTCTTTGGGGTTCTTGGTTTGTTTAATTCTTCCCAATTGTCAGCTTGCATTGAAATCAATCATCAGAAGATGGAATTGGAGCATCTCTTTTTTCTTTCTATTGCAAACAACACTTACTTTGGTGGTGGGATTATGATTTGGCCAGATGCTCATATTACAAAGCCACAAATGGATCTTGTTTATGTTTCAGCACCTTCCATTTTCCAGCGTATCAAGGCTTTGTTAGAATTGATTTTAAAACGCCACAAATCTTCTTCTGTGTTGCATCATGTTACAGCAAAAACTGTCAAATTGATATTACCTCATGAAATAGTTGCTCAGGTAGACGGAGAATTACAGACGATTCAACAGCTGACCATTAGCTGCCAAACACGTTATTATTATCTTGGAAAGGAATAA
- the dnaN gene encoding DNA polymerase III subunit beta: protein MIQFSINKTVFLQALTITKRAISSKNAIPILSTVKMEVSTEGITLTGSNGQISIENFLSIQDENAGLLISSPGSILLEASFFINVVSSLPDIVLDVREIEQQQIVLTSGKSEITLKGKEAEQYPRLQEVSTADPLILKTSVLKETINETAFAASIQESRPILTGVHFVLTENKYLKTVATDSHRMSQRKLTLDKSGDNFNVVIPSRSLREFVTVFTDDIETVEVFFSNNQMLFRSEHISFYTRLLEGTYPDTDRLIPTEFNTTAIFDTAKLRQAMERARLLSNATQNGTVKLEITGGQVSAHVYSPEVGRVNEELDTLEVTGEDLVISFNPTYMIDALKATNSEQIKISFISPVRPFTLVPNTEEIDFIQLITPVRTN from the coding sequence ATGATTCAATTTTCTATCAATAAAACTGTATTTTTACAAGCTCTTACTATTACCAAGCGGGCAATCAGTAGTAAAAATGCTATTCCTATCTTATCAACTGTAAAAATGGAAGTCTCTACTGAAGGTATTACATTAACTGGATCGAATGGCCAAATTTCGATTGAAAACTTTCTCTCTATTCAAGACGAAAATGCTGGTCTGTTGATTTCTTCGCCAGGTTCTATCTTATTAGAAGCTTCTTTCTTTATCAATGTTGTTTCAAGCTTACCTGATATTGTCTTAGACGTCCGTGAAATCGAGCAGCAACAAATTGTTTTAACCAGTGGTAAATCAGAAATCACCTTAAAAGGAAAAGAGGCAGAGCAATATCCTCGCTTGCAGGAAGTGTCAACTGCTGATCCGCTTATTCTCAAAACCAGCGTTTTGAAAGAGACCATTAACGAGACAGCTTTTGCAGCTTCAATCCAAGAAAGTCGTCCAATCTTGACAGGTGTTCACTTTGTTCTTACAGAAAATAAATACTTAAAAACAGTTGCAACAGACTCTCATCGGATGAGCCAACGTAAATTAACCTTGGATAAATCTGGGGATAACTTCAACGTGGTTATTCCGAGCCGCTCTCTACGTGAATTTGTCACTGTTTTCACCGATGATATTGAGACGGTAGAAGTGTTCTTCTCAAACAACCAAATGCTCTTTAGAAGCGAGCATATCAGTTTTTATACTCGTTTGCTTGAAGGAACCTATCCTGATACTGATCGTTTGATTCCGACAGAATTTAATACAACAGCTATTTTTGATACTGCAAAACTCCGTCAAGCTATGGAGCGGGCTCGTTTACTGTCAAATGCCACTCAAAATGGTACCGTAAAATTAGAAATTACAGGTGGTCAAGTGTCAGCTCACGTGTATTCACCAGAAGTTGGTCGGGTAAACGAAGAATTGGATACACTAGAAGTGACAGGAGAGGACTTGGTCATCAGCTTTAATCCAACCTATATGATTGATGCCCTAAAAGCAACCAATAGTGAACAAATCAAGATTAGCTTTATTTCCCCAGTTCGTCCCTTTACCCTTGTTCCAAATACAGAAGAAATTGATTTTATCCAATTGATTACACCAGTACGTACGAACTAA
- the dnaA gene encoding chromosomal replication initiator protein DnaA — protein sequence MDQKQTFWSRVLQLAKAKLNQGAYDFYVENAKLLDIASNRAQIFLDSPYKQLFWDQNLKDILITAGFEIFDSQIAIDYQFTTDTPERAIVSEPVAQLQEEQSPHPDIKSQYTFANFVQGINNQMAKAGALGVADNPGIYYNPLFIYGGPGLGKTHLLNAIGNKALENNPNARIKYVSTETFINDFLDHLRLNKMEQFKEIYRNLDFLLIDDIQFLRNKASTQEEFFHTFNALYDKNKQIVLTSDRNPDYLDNLEERIVTRFKWGLTTDITPPDLETRIAILRNKCEDYPYDFTDDTLSYLAGQFDSNVRDLEGALKDIHLLASVKHLTEITVDVAAEAIRARKQTNPVNTVIAIETIQHEVGEFYGVSLKEIKGAKRVQNIVHARQVAMYLAREMTDNSLPKIGKEFGNRDHTTVMHAHNKIKNMLSNDENLEIELTTIKNKIRN from the coding sequence GTGGACCAGAAGCAAACATTTTGGAGCAGGGTTCTTCAGCTTGCTAAAGCCAAGCTCAACCAAGGAGCCTATGATTTTTACGTTGAAAACGCCAAATTACTAGATATCGCTTCAAACCGAGCGCAGATATTTTTAGACAGCCCTTATAAACAGCTCTTTTGGGATCAAAATTTAAAAGATATTCTCATCACTGCGGGATTCGAAATTTTTGATAGCCAAATTGCTATTGATTATCAATTTACCACAGATACCCCTGAACGAGCTATAGTCAGTGAGCCCGTAGCGCAGCTACAAGAAGAACAATCTCCTCATCCAGATATCAAATCTCAGTATACCTTTGCAAATTTTGTCCAAGGAATTAATAATCAGATGGCAAAAGCTGGGGCTTTAGGGGTTGCTGATAACCCAGGAATTTACTATAATCCTCTATTTATCTACGGGGGACCTGGTTTAGGAAAGACCCATCTCTTAAATGCAATTGGAAATAAAGCTTTAGAAAATAATCCAAATGCCCGTATCAAGTATGTTTCAACAGAAACATTTATCAATGACTTTCTAGACCATCTTCGCTTAAATAAGATGGAGCAATTCAAAGAAATCTATCGAAATTTAGATTTTCTACTCATTGATGATATTCAATTTTTACGAAACAAAGCCTCTACCCAGGAAGAATTTTTCCATACTTTTAATGCACTTTACGATAAAAATAAGCAAATCGTCTTAACTAGTGACCGTAATCCTGACTATCTGGATAATCTGGAAGAACGGATTGTAACACGCTTTAAATGGGGATTAACAACAGATATTACACCGCCAGATTTAGAAACACGTATCGCCATTTTACGTAATAAATGTGAAGATTATCCCTATGACTTTACAGACGATACTCTCTCTTATTTAGCAGGGCAATTTGATTCCAATGTCCGAGACCTAGAAGGCGCCTTAAAAGACATTCATCTCTTAGCTAGTGTGAAACATCTGACTGAAATTACCGTTGATGTCGCAGCAGAAGCTATTCGAGCTCGAAAACAGACAAACCCTGTCAATACAGTTATTGCGATTGAGACCATTCAGCATGAAGTAGGAGAATTTTACGGGGTTAGCCTAAAAGAAATCAAGGGGGCAAAACGTGTCCAAAATATTGTCCATGCTAGACAGGTGGCTATGTATCTTGCACGTGAAATGACTGACAATTCTCTCCCAAAAATCGGAAAAGAATTTGGCAATCGCGACCATACAACCGTCATGCACGCGCATAATAAAATCAAAAATATGCTCTCAAACGATGAAAATCTCGAAATTGAACTAACCACTATCAAAAACAAAATTCGAAACTGA
- a CDS encoding ParB/RepB/Spo0J family partition protein: MEELRYIAITDISPNPYQPRIHFDQEKLEELALSIRENGLIQPLIVRKSAIIGYELLAGERRLRASQLAGLTTVPVVVKDLSDDDLLSQAIIENLQRSDLNPIEEATSYQRLIEKGLTHDEIAQIMGKSRPYITNILRLLQLSAPLIQAVEEGRLSQGHARLLIPYQAKEQEQWLHTILEKELSVRALEAALSTKKTKTIQPSKNLFVKEAEKNLQQLLGTAIDIQQKKNGGGTLSISFKNAEEFERIIHTIIN, translated from the coding sequence ATGGAAGAACTACGTTATATTGCAATCACTGACATCAGCCCCAATCCCTATCAACCACGGATTCATTTTGATCAAGAAAAGCTAGAAGAACTAGCCTTATCGATTAGAGAAAACGGTCTAATTCAGCCCTTGATTGTCCGAAAATCAGCCATTATCGGCTACGAATTACTAGCAGGAGAAAGGAGACTTCGAGCCAGCCAATTGGCAGGTTTGACAACCGTTCCTGTAGTCGTCAAAGACTTGTCTGATGATGACTTGCTTTCTCAAGCTATTATTGAAAATCTGCAACGCTCTGACCTTAATCCGATTGAAGAAGCGACATCTTATCAGCGCTTGATTGAAAAAGGCTTGACTCACGATGAAATTGCACAAATCATGGGCAAATCACGACCTTATATCACCAATATTCTACGCCTATTGCAGCTGTCTGCTCCCTTGATTCAAGCAGTGGAAGAAGGAAGACTATCACAAGGACACGCTAGACTCCTAATTCCTTATCAAGCAAAAGAGCAAGAGCAATGGCTCCATACTATTCTTGAAAAAGAGCTGAGTGTCCGCGCTTTAGAAGCAGCCCTGTCTACCAAAAAAACAAAAACAATTCAACCTAGCAAAAACCTCTTTGTCAAAGAAGCAGAAAAAAATCTCCAGCAACTATTGGGAACAGCTATTGACATTCAACAGAAAAAAAATGGCGGTGGTACCCTATCCATTTCCTTTAAAAACGCTGAAGAATTCGAACGGATTATCCACACCATTATAAACTAG